The Salvelinus sp. IW2-2015 linkage group LG8, ASM291031v2, whole genome shotgun sequence genome window below encodes:
- the LOC111967232 gene encoding zinc finger protein ubi-d4 isoform X1 encodes MAAAVDSVVLGEQYYKDAMEQCHSYNARLCAERSILMPFIDSQTGVAQSNCYIWMEKRHRSAGMAPGQLYSYPSRRWRKKRRSHPPEDPRLAFPPVKAAELELGLKRDAVGAVDGSSLEALLKGEPLERRGPPDPRAPEDNPATPEPVAAMVSSHTSSGRIRKRVLDHDDYLDDLDDEDFEDETPKRRGKGKSKGRGVGNGKKKMEAAAAALEEQDKPYACDICGKRYKNRPGLSYHYTHSHLAEEEGEDREEIESPPPRRQPEVHKTPKKGPNGLALPNDYCDFCLGDSAHNQKTGQSEELVSCSDCGRSGHPSCLQFTDVMMAAVKTYRWQCIECKCCNVCGTSENDVSAAPPLPFHTSLSLCLLTHCFCFSVCQDQLLFCDDCDRGYHMYCLNPPMTEPPEGSWSCHLCLVLLKDKASIYKQQSPTTEDE; translated from the exons ATGGCGGCGGCCGTAGATAGTGTTGT GCTCGGTGAGCAGTACTATAAGGATGCTATGGAACAGTGCCACAGCTATAATGCTCGTTTGTGTGCTGAGAGGAGCATCCTTATGCCTTTCATCGACTCTCAGACGGGTGTTGCTCAAAGCAACTGCTACATCTGGATGGAGAAGAGACACAGGAGTGCAG GCATGGCTCCTGGGCAGCTGTATAGCTATCCATCTCGACGCTGGAGGAAGAAACGACGGTCCCACCCTCCCGAGGACCCCCGTTTGGCCTTCCCCCCTGTCAAAGCAG cAGAGCTGGAGCTGGGTCTGAAACGGGATGCCGTGGGAGCGGTGGACGGCAGCAGCCTGGAGGCTTTGCTGAAGGGGGAGCCCCTGGAGAGGAGGGGCCCGCCGGACCCCCGGGCCCCGGAAGACAACCCAGCCACACCTGAACCTGTGGCTGCCATGGTCTCCAGCCACACCTCCTCTGGACGCATCCGCAAG AGGGTTCTGGACCACGATGACTACCTGGATGATCTGGATGATGAGGACTTTGAGGATGAGACCCCCAAGAGACGAGGGAAGGGCAAGTCCAAGGGTCGTGGAGTGGGAAATGGAAAGAAGAAAATGGAGGCAGCCGCTGCAGCCTTGGAGGAGCAGGACAAACCATACGCCTGTGACA TCTGTGGGAAGCGCTACAAGAACCGTCCGGGCCTGAGCTACcactacacacactctcatctggcggaggaagagggggaagacagagaggagatagagtccccccccccccggcgcCAGCCTGAGGTGCACAAGA CCCCTAAGAAAGGCCCTAACGGTCTGGCCCTGCCCAACGACTACTGCGACTTCTGTCTGGGAGACTCCGCCCACAACCAGAAGACCGGCCAGTCAGAGGAGCTGGTGTCCTGCTCAGACTGCGGACGCTCTG GTCACCCGTCCTGCCTGCAGTTCACAGATGTGATGATGGCAGCTGTGAAGACGTACCGCTGGCAGTGTATTGAGTGCAAGTGCTGCAACGTCTGTGGTACCTCAGAGAACGACGTGAGTGCTGCTCCACCTCTGCCTTTTCAtacttctctttctctttgtctcctcACACACtgcttctgtttctctgtctgtcaggaCCAGCTGCTGTTCTGTGATGACTGTGATCGAGGATACCACATGTACTGCCTCAACCCTCCTATGACTGAGCCCCCAGAAG gtaGTTGGAGTTGTCACCTTTGCCTGGTGCTGCTTAAGGACAAGGCATCCATATACAAGCAGCAGAGCCCCACCACAGAGGATGAATAG
- the LOC111967232 gene encoding zinc finger protein ubi-d4 isoform X5 encodes MAAAVDSVVLGEQYYKDAMEQCHSYNARLCAERSILMPFIDSQTGVAQSNCYIWMEKRHRSAGMAPGQLYSYPSRRWRKKRRSHPPEDPRLAFPPVKAELELGLKRDAVGAVDGSSLEALLKGEPLERRGPPDPRAPEDNPATPEPVAAMVSSHTSSGRIRKRVLDHDDYLDDLDDEDFEDETPKRRGKGKSKGRGVGNGKKKMEAAAAALEEQDKPYACDICGKRYKNRPGLSYHYTHSHLAEEEGEDREEIESPPPRRQPEVHKTPKKGPNGLALPNDYCDFCLGDSAHNQKTGQSEELVSCSDCGRSGHPSCLQFTDVMMAAVKTYRWQCIECKCCNVCGTSENDDQLLFCDDCDRGYHMYCLNPPMTEPPEGSWSCHLCLVLLKDKASIYKQQSPTTEDE; translated from the exons ATGGCGGCGGCCGTAGATAGTGTTGT GCTCGGTGAGCAGTACTATAAGGATGCTATGGAACAGTGCCACAGCTATAATGCTCGTTTGTGTGCTGAGAGGAGCATCCTTATGCCTTTCATCGACTCTCAGACGGGTGTTGCTCAAAGCAACTGCTACATCTGGATGGAGAAGAGACACAGGAGTGCAG GCATGGCTCCTGGGCAGCTGTATAGCTATCCATCTCGACGCTGGAGGAAGAAACGACGGTCCCACCCTCCCGAGGACCCCCGTTTGGCCTTCCCCCCTGTCAAAGCAG AGCTGGAGCTGGGTCTGAAACGGGATGCCGTGGGAGCGGTGGACGGCAGCAGCCTGGAGGCTTTGCTGAAGGGGGAGCCCCTGGAGAGGAGGGGCCCGCCGGACCCCCGGGCCCCGGAAGACAACCCAGCCACACCTGAACCTGTGGCTGCCATGGTCTCCAGCCACACCTCCTCTGGACGCATCCGCAAG AGGGTTCTGGACCACGATGACTACCTGGATGATCTGGATGATGAGGACTTTGAGGATGAGACCCCCAAGAGACGAGGGAAGGGCAAGTCCAAGGGTCGTGGAGTGGGAAATGGAAAGAAGAAAATGGAGGCAGCCGCTGCAGCCTTGGAGGAGCAGGACAAACCATACGCCTGTGACA TCTGTGGGAAGCGCTACAAGAACCGTCCGGGCCTGAGCTACcactacacacactctcatctggcggaggaagagggggaagacagagaggagatagagtccccccccccccggcgcCAGCCTGAGGTGCACAAGA CCCCTAAGAAAGGCCCTAACGGTCTGGCCCTGCCCAACGACTACTGCGACTTCTGTCTGGGAGACTCCGCCCACAACCAGAAGACCGGCCAGTCAGAGGAGCTGGTGTCCTGCTCAGACTGCGGACGCTCTG GTCACCCGTCCTGCCTGCAGTTCACAGATGTGATGATGGCAGCTGTGAAGACGTACCGCTGGCAGTGTATTGAGTGCAAGTGCTGCAACGTCTGTGGTACCTCAGAGAACGAC gaCCAGCTGCTGTTCTGTGATGACTGTGATCGAGGATACCACATGTACTGCCTCAACCCTCCTATGACTGAGCCCCCAGAAG gtaGTTGGAGTTGTCACCTTTGCCTGGTGCTGCTTAAGGACAAGGCATCCATATACAAGCAGCAGAGCCCCACCACAGAGGATGAATAG
- the LOC111967232 gene encoding zinc finger protein ubi-d4 isoform X3 → MEQCHSYNARLCAERSILMPFIDSQTGVAQSNCYIWMEKRHRSAGMAPGQLYSYPSRRWRKKRRSHPPEDPRLAFPPVKAAELELGLKRDAVGAVDGSSLEALLKGEPLERRGPPDPRAPEDNPATPEPVAAMVSSHTSSGRIRKRVLDHDDYLDDLDDEDFEDETPKRRGKGKSKGRGVGNGKKKMEAAAAALEEQDKPYACDICGKRYKNRPGLSYHYTHSHLAEEEGEDREEIESPPPRRQPEVHKTPKKGPNGLALPNDYCDFCLGDSAHNQKTGQSEELVSCSDCGRSGHPSCLQFTDVMMAAVKTYRWQCIECKCCNVCGTSENDVSAAPPLPFHTSLSLCLLTHCFCFSVCQDQLLFCDDCDRGYHMYCLNPPMTEPPEGSWSCHLCLVLLKDKASIYKQQSPTTEDE, encoded by the exons ATGGAACAGTGCCACAGCTATAATGCTCGTTTGTGTGCTGAGAGGAGCATCCTTATGCCTTTCATCGACTCTCAGACGGGTGTTGCTCAAAGCAACTGCTACATCTGGATGGAGAAGAGACACAGGAGTGCAG GCATGGCTCCTGGGCAGCTGTATAGCTATCCATCTCGACGCTGGAGGAAGAAACGACGGTCCCACCCTCCCGAGGACCCCCGTTTGGCCTTCCCCCCTGTCAAAGCAG cAGAGCTGGAGCTGGGTCTGAAACGGGATGCCGTGGGAGCGGTGGACGGCAGCAGCCTGGAGGCTTTGCTGAAGGGGGAGCCCCTGGAGAGGAGGGGCCCGCCGGACCCCCGGGCCCCGGAAGACAACCCAGCCACACCTGAACCTGTGGCTGCCATGGTCTCCAGCCACACCTCCTCTGGACGCATCCGCAAG AGGGTTCTGGACCACGATGACTACCTGGATGATCTGGATGATGAGGACTTTGAGGATGAGACCCCCAAGAGACGAGGGAAGGGCAAGTCCAAGGGTCGTGGAGTGGGAAATGGAAAGAAGAAAATGGAGGCAGCCGCTGCAGCCTTGGAGGAGCAGGACAAACCATACGCCTGTGACA TCTGTGGGAAGCGCTACAAGAACCGTCCGGGCCTGAGCTACcactacacacactctcatctggcggaggaagagggggaagacagagaggagatagagtccccccccccccggcgcCAGCCTGAGGTGCACAAGA CCCCTAAGAAAGGCCCTAACGGTCTGGCCCTGCCCAACGACTACTGCGACTTCTGTCTGGGAGACTCCGCCCACAACCAGAAGACCGGCCAGTCAGAGGAGCTGGTGTCCTGCTCAGACTGCGGACGCTCTG GTCACCCGTCCTGCCTGCAGTTCACAGATGTGATGATGGCAGCTGTGAAGACGTACCGCTGGCAGTGTATTGAGTGCAAGTGCTGCAACGTCTGTGGTACCTCAGAGAACGACGTGAGTGCTGCTCCACCTCTGCCTTTTCAtacttctctttctctttgtctcctcACACACtgcttctgtttctctgtctgtcaggaCCAGCTGCTGTTCTGTGATGACTGTGATCGAGGATACCACATGTACTGCCTCAACCCTCCTATGACTGAGCCCCCAGAAG gtaGTTGGAGTTGTCACCTTTGCCTGGTGCTGCTTAAGGACAAGGCATCCATATACAAGCAGCAGAGCCCCACCACAGAGGATGAATAG
- the LOC111967232 gene encoding zinc finger protein ubi-d4 isoform X4, whose protein sequence is MAAAVDSVVLGEQYYKDAMEQCHSYNARLCAERSILMPFIDSQTGVAQSNCYIWMEKRHRSAGMAPGQLYSYPSRRWRKKRRSHPPEDPRLAFPPVKAAELELGLKRDAVGAVDGSSLEALLKGEPLERRGPPDPRAPEDNPATPEPVAAMVSSHTSSGRIRKRVLDHDDYLDDLDDEDFEDETPKRRGKGKSKGRGVGNGKKKMEAAAAALEEQDKPYACDICGKRYKNRPGLSYHYTHSHLAEEEGEDREEIESPPPRRQPEVHKTPKKGPNGLALPNDYCDFCLGDSAHNQKTGQSEELVSCSDCGRSGHPSCLQFTDVMMAAVKTYRWQCIECKCCNVCGTSENDDQLLFCDDCDRGYHMYCLNPPMTEPPEGSWSCHLCLVLLKDKASIYKQQSPTTEDE, encoded by the exons ATGGCGGCGGCCGTAGATAGTGTTGT GCTCGGTGAGCAGTACTATAAGGATGCTATGGAACAGTGCCACAGCTATAATGCTCGTTTGTGTGCTGAGAGGAGCATCCTTATGCCTTTCATCGACTCTCAGACGGGTGTTGCTCAAAGCAACTGCTACATCTGGATGGAGAAGAGACACAGGAGTGCAG GCATGGCTCCTGGGCAGCTGTATAGCTATCCATCTCGACGCTGGAGGAAGAAACGACGGTCCCACCCTCCCGAGGACCCCCGTTTGGCCTTCCCCCCTGTCAAAGCAG cAGAGCTGGAGCTGGGTCTGAAACGGGATGCCGTGGGAGCGGTGGACGGCAGCAGCCTGGAGGCTTTGCTGAAGGGGGAGCCCCTGGAGAGGAGGGGCCCGCCGGACCCCCGGGCCCCGGAAGACAACCCAGCCACACCTGAACCTGTGGCTGCCATGGTCTCCAGCCACACCTCCTCTGGACGCATCCGCAAG AGGGTTCTGGACCACGATGACTACCTGGATGATCTGGATGATGAGGACTTTGAGGATGAGACCCCCAAGAGACGAGGGAAGGGCAAGTCCAAGGGTCGTGGAGTGGGAAATGGAAAGAAGAAAATGGAGGCAGCCGCTGCAGCCTTGGAGGAGCAGGACAAACCATACGCCTGTGACA TCTGTGGGAAGCGCTACAAGAACCGTCCGGGCCTGAGCTACcactacacacactctcatctggcggaggaagagggggaagacagagaggagatagagtccccccccccccggcgcCAGCCTGAGGTGCACAAGA CCCCTAAGAAAGGCCCTAACGGTCTGGCCCTGCCCAACGACTACTGCGACTTCTGTCTGGGAGACTCCGCCCACAACCAGAAGACCGGCCAGTCAGAGGAGCTGGTGTCCTGCTCAGACTGCGGACGCTCTG GTCACCCGTCCTGCCTGCAGTTCACAGATGTGATGATGGCAGCTGTGAAGACGTACCGCTGGCAGTGTATTGAGTGCAAGTGCTGCAACGTCTGTGGTACCTCAGAGAACGAC gaCCAGCTGCTGTTCTGTGATGACTGTGATCGAGGATACCACATGTACTGCCTCAACCCTCCTATGACTGAGCCCCCAGAAG gtaGTTGGAGTTGTCACCTTTGCCTGGTGCTGCTTAAGGACAAGGCATCCATATACAAGCAGCAGAGCCCCACCACAGAGGATGAATAG
- the LOC111967232 gene encoding zinc finger protein ubi-d4 isoform X2, producing MAAAVDSVVLGEQYYKDAMEQCHSYNARLCAERSILMPFIDSQTGVAQSNCYIWMEKRHRSAGMAPGQLYSYPSRRWRKKRRSHPPEDPRLAFPPVKAELELGLKRDAVGAVDGSSLEALLKGEPLERRGPPDPRAPEDNPATPEPVAAMVSSHTSSGRIRKRVLDHDDYLDDLDDEDFEDETPKRRGKGKSKGRGVGNGKKKMEAAAAALEEQDKPYACDICGKRYKNRPGLSYHYTHSHLAEEEGEDREEIESPPPRRQPEVHKTPKKGPNGLALPNDYCDFCLGDSAHNQKTGQSEELVSCSDCGRSGHPSCLQFTDVMMAAVKTYRWQCIECKCCNVCGTSENDVSAAPPLPFHTSLSLCLLTHCFCFSVCQDQLLFCDDCDRGYHMYCLNPPMTEPPEGSWSCHLCLVLLKDKASIYKQQSPTTEDE from the exons ATGGCGGCGGCCGTAGATAGTGTTGT GCTCGGTGAGCAGTACTATAAGGATGCTATGGAACAGTGCCACAGCTATAATGCTCGTTTGTGTGCTGAGAGGAGCATCCTTATGCCTTTCATCGACTCTCAGACGGGTGTTGCTCAAAGCAACTGCTACATCTGGATGGAGAAGAGACACAGGAGTGCAG GCATGGCTCCTGGGCAGCTGTATAGCTATCCATCTCGACGCTGGAGGAAGAAACGACGGTCCCACCCTCCCGAGGACCCCCGTTTGGCCTTCCCCCCTGTCAAAGCAG AGCTGGAGCTGGGTCTGAAACGGGATGCCGTGGGAGCGGTGGACGGCAGCAGCCTGGAGGCTTTGCTGAAGGGGGAGCCCCTGGAGAGGAGGGGCCCGCCGGACCCCCGGGCCCCGGAAGACAACCCAGCCACACCTGAACCTGTGGCTGCCATGGTCTCCAGCCACACCTCCTCTGGACGCATCCGCAAG AGGGTTCTGGACCACGATGACTACCTGGATGATCTGGATGATGAGGACTTTGAGGATGAGACCCCCAAGAGACGAGGGAAGGGCAAGTCCAAGGGTCGTGGAGTGGGAAATGGAAAGAAGAAAATGGAGGCAGCCGCTGCAGCCTTGGAGGAGCAGGACAAACCATACGCCTGTGACA TCTGTGGGAAGCGCTACAAGAACCGTCCGGGCCTGAGCTACcactacacacactctcatctggcggaggaagagggggaagacagagaggagatagagtccccccccccccggcgcCAGCCTGAGGTGCACAAGA CCCCTAAGAAAGGCCCTAACGGTCTGGCCCTGCCCAACGACTACTGCGACTTCTGTCTGGGAGACTCCGCCCACAACCAGAAGACCGGCCAGTCAGAGGAGCTGGTGTCCTGCTCAGACTGCGGACGCTCTG GTCACCCGTCCTGCCTGCAGTTCACAGATGTGATGATGGCAGCTGTGAAGACGTACCGCTGGCAGTGTATTGAGTGCAAGTGCTGCAACGTCTGTGGTACCTCAGAGAACGACGTGAGTGCTGCTCCACCTCTGCCTTTTCAtacttctctttctctttgtctcctcACACACtgcttctgtttctctgtctgtcaggaCCAGCTGCTGTTCTGTGATGACTGTGATCGAGGATACCACATGTACTGCCTCAACCCTCCTATGACTGAGCCCCCAGAAG gtaGTTGGAGTTGTCACCTTTGCCTGGTGCTGCTTAAGGACAAGGCATCCATATACAAGCAGCAGAGCCCCACCACAGAGGATGAATAG